The following is a genomic window from Roseitalea porphyridii.
GGCCTTTATGCGCAGATGTGGACGCGCCAGTCCGAGGCGATCGAGGCCGAGACGCGCTGGCGCAAGGCGCGCGAGGAGGACGAGATGGGCATCATCGTGCGCCGGCCGCCGGTCTCGCCGACCTGACCGCGGTTCCCCTTGCGCTCATCGGCGTCCGCAATAGGCGTAGTCCTTGCCGCGCCCCGGGCCATCGAGGACCGTGAAGCGTTCCGGGCTGTGCTTGACGATGCGCAGTTCGAAACTCGTCGGCATGCCTTCGCTCGTGCAGGTCAGCGTTGCCCGGTACTCGCCCGGCTCCGGTTGCCGCACATTGCCGATCCGGCAGAATGACTCATACATGCTGAACGTGCCGCGTCCGATCTCGATGAAGCTGTCCTCGACCGGTCCGGGCGGTGCCATCGCGCAGACCCCGTCGCCGGTGGCCCACAACCCATGGCTCAGCGGCAGCCGCAACTCCTCCGCACTTGCCGCGCCGAGAGCCGAAGCAAGGACGAGGACCGTCACCGCGACTGATTTTCGATCGTGTGCCATGCCTGTTCCCCCAAGATACGCTCAGGCTATCGCAGAACCATGCGGATTTGAACGCAGCCGGTCGGTTCGCTTGCATAAGGGCAGGGCGCGCAATATGTCCGGAGCCGAACCTTCGCGCCCGGAGCGTCCATGCAGAACCTGCTCGACACGATCACAAAGGCCTTCGTGCCCGTCCGCCGCGAAGGCTTGCCTTTCGTTGCCGCCTTCTTCGCCGGCGCCGTGCTGCTCGGCCTTCTGTGGGACCCGCTGTTCTGGATCGGCCTGGCGCTGACCGCATGGTGCGCCTACTTCTTCCGCGACCCCGAGCGCGTTACGCCACTTGACGACGCGCTCGTCGTCAGCGCCGCCGACGGCATCGTCTCGGCGGTCGGGCCTGCCGTTCCGCCGGCCGAACTGGACCTCGGCGACGGCGAACGGCTGCGCATCTCGGTCTTCATGAATGTCTTCTCGGTGCATGTGAACCGGGCGCCGGTGCGCGGCCGCATAACCACGCTCGCCTACCGGCCGGGCAGCTTCGTCAACGCCGATCTCGACAAGGCCAGCCGCGAGAACGAGCGTCAGGGCTTCGTCTTCGACAGTCCGAACGGACCCGTCGCGGCGGTGCAGGTGGCCGGCCTCGTCGCCCGCCGCATCGTCGGCTTCTGCGAGGAGGGCGACGAACTCGGTGCCGGCGAACGCATTGGTCTGATCCGCTTCGGCTCGCGCCTCGATGTCTACCTGCCCGAGGGCGCCGAGCCGCAGGTGTTCGTCGGCCAGCTTGCCGTTGCCGGCGAAACCGTGATCGCCGCGTTCGGCCGGCCAAGGCCCGCGCCCGTCACCCGGGTGTCCTGACCATGTCGATGGACGATGCTTTCCCGCCGTTCGAACCTGACGGTCCCGAGCGCGATCCGGACAATGGCGACGACGCGGCCCGCAAGCGGCGGCTGCGGGAAATCCCGCTGCGCTTCGTCGTGCCCAACATCATTACCGTGCTTGCCATCTGCGCCGGTCTGTCCGCCGTGCGCATGGCGTTCGAGGAACGCTTCGACGTGGCGATCGGCCTGGTGCTGCTGGCCGCCGTGCTGGACGGGCTCGACGGGCGCATGGCCCGGCTGGTCAAGGGCACATCGCGGTTCGGCGCGGAGATGGATTCACTCGCCGACGCGGTCAATTTCGGTGTCGTGCCGGCGCTCGTGCTCTACATCTTCGTGCTCGACGAGGCGGCCCAGTTCGGCTGGATCGCGGCCCTTCTCTACGTCATCGCCTGCACGCTG
Proteins encoded in this region:
- a CDS encoding phosphatidylserine decarboxylase codes for the protein MQNLLDTITKAFVPVRREGLPFVAAFFAGAVLLGLLWDPLFWIGLALTAWCAYFFRDPERVTPLDDALVVSAADGIVSAVGPAVPPAELDLGDGERLRISVFMNVFSVHVNRAPVRGRITTLAYRPGSFVNADLDKASRENERQGFVFDSPNGPVAAVQVAGLVARRIVGFCEEGDELGAGERIGLIRFGSRLDVYLPEGAEPQVFVGQLAVAGETVIAAFGRPRPAPVTRVS